One Siniperca chuatsi isolate FFG_IHB_CAS linkage group LG3, ASM2008510v1, whole genome shotgun sequence genomic region harbors:
- the si:ch73-100l22.3 gene encoding uncharacterized protein si:ch73-100l22.3 yields the protein MEDYDNFVQHRLSHVRRSEEKHNKPPPASSLIRFYGQPILPPLLSGEQREEMQRHRDAAQKAAAQKAAVHRKLKDDARMAYVQTILHSVQLRKTPTLEELLQESEMNTKSSYSPNTSGGSVLQNKFVVGTNGSLSLSPPPERKEKDGVSLPPLTSTTYSAFFASNVTHQQSYMEGCLIDQHYSQQGSQPSSLIGASHQSSGYVTYENLENTTGVSGRIDAGRESHGFGSSEGAFNMGGFFLHSTSNTIAKMPDIISHPPIDGEELERSGLESSFCNDVIAVKDICCFSVQEDSVICDHLPVEKSESSCVDSTEGDDNLPFTTMLDLDKDHNLDRIEDSVSSSENSGFSDTPELSQTLSTLHCPTRELHIQLDPTETEPADNHVDEANPSEEPYRLSLQALLKKSQEYRRRQRMLRNQAKNTKIQERTQEQPKARAEEQSLSDKENDEFPYKGTVTANGKKTKERRGTFMPSVETSPKKSWENERMIESEFSGEKANFKSESTHLTGDGNTMEMTRVEEETIFKNNRLNISQEVITEPKQICAFPQQQPMSTDTSPVQEAFYLTTCPTAFYKGVGKYYTIPAPNFCRSPVHCKSKGSIQDGEAIDGVETSKVSTGLIEDHKVEEVNLGRQNSPTAVPSTVNLIVEDDVKNVSTKSSQHIDQLESNLSSLKVLISDLESTLTENLENHSQTESNAQSEFSFESIEQIKNEQHQLRQSDCDYWGDKLRDNDDSNDAEQDRTYRERPRRQSLDNFKSMHEDTGPEPSISETNDVTLIVKGAEAVNLSELRLVKTLATERGKEKETCKEGLTKSYRQHGICRKQQPPAKGIFSVAQRLRIPDVFRNVPSETTAPHNVSVLSDTSNHPVDRRNETAAEGHDSPRSPSLNQSYDVDAPSGLWLVEGSRSDLGSKGHLVQEQHLTPESGGEGQGGVSKVKRRLLMHVAEEIQERSADASGGAGSAVRPNSSTLPAAVRRYEGHGCQKDKQEQLKQAHAAQVRALQDEHRRQQEELLQVLAVRYRVLQSVSFPCTMSSSHLGDTLTFSTLSQPSSLRSGHYRPLLVAAVKGFLTRRLLKTERVAQLVRTIRDTQQFLQALQQQNPGRGEFCSRQDLLLQERVTLQLRAARYEVNDIFFSLSAGERMQLISWDRELARERELRRQSGHTGHPRGKSTLSAATQKSLERKRGMMIQKKLAGRHRGVVTRTGHTGFSAEQPLETKQGQFRANPQRVPKSTCSSRPR from the exons ATGGAGGACTACGACAACTTTGTGCAGCATCGTCTCTCCCATGTGAGGAGAAGTGAggagaaacacaacaaaccTCCACCTGCATCCTCTCTCATCCGCTTCTATGGACAACCCATCCTTCCTCCCCTG CTGTCAggggaacagagagaggagatgcaGCGACACAGAGATGCAGCGCAGAAAGCTGCTGCGCAGAAAGCTGCTGTCCACAGAAAGTTGAAGGATGATGCACGAATGGCCTACGTGCAAACTATCCTACACAGTGTTCAG CTGAGGAAGACACCAACACTGGAGGAGTTGCTTCAAGAGTcagaaatgaacacaaaatcTTCATATTCCCCTAACACCAGCGGTGGATCAGTGTTGCAGAACAAATTTGTCGTAGGAACAAATGGTAGTCTTTCGCTCTCACCACCAcctgaaaggaaagaaaaggatggTGTTTCTCTTCCTCCGTTGACATCAACTACATATAGTGCCTTTTTCGCCTCTAATGTGACACATCAGCAAAGTTACATGGAAGGATGCCTTATTGACCAACATTACAGCCAACAGGGATCACAGCCAAGTTCCCTTATTGGTGCGAGCCACCAGTCTTCAGGTTACGTGACCTACGAGAATCTTGAAAACACCACCGGCGTATCTGGAAGAATTGatgcagggagagagagccaTGGCTTTGGCTCCTCAGAGGGAGCTTTTAATATGGGTGGCTTTTTCCTTCACAGCACCTCAAACACTATCGCCAAGATGCCAGATATTATTAGCCACCCTCCCATAGATGGAGAGGAATTGGAAAGGAGTGGACTGGAATCATCCTTTTGTAATGATGTTATAGCAGTAAAAGACATTTGTTGCTTCTCAGTCCAGGAGGATTCAGTCATATGTGACCATTTACCTGTAGAGAAATCTGAAAGCAGCTGTGTGGACAGCACAGAGGGTGACGATAACCTTCCCTTTACTACAATGCTTGACCTTGACAAAGATCACAATTTGGACAGAATTGAGGACTCAGTCTCttcatcagaaaacagtggCTTTTCAGACACTCCAGAGTTATCACAGACATTAAGCACTCTTCACTGTCCAACAAGAGAACTGCATATTCAGCTCGACCCCACAGAAACAGAACCGGCAGACAACCATGTAGACGAAGCAAACCCATCTGAGGAGCCTTATCGTCTGAGCCTCCAGGCCTTGCTGAAGAAATCTCAGGAGTATCGGCGGCGCCAGCGGATGCTTAGGAACCAAGCCAAAAACACTAAAATCCAGGAGAGGACACAAGAACAGCCAAAAGCAAGGGCGGAGGAGCAGAGCCTCTCTGATAAGGAGAATGACGAGTTCCCTTACAAGGGCACTGTGACTGCAAACGGGAAGAAAACTAAAGAGAGGAGAGGCACTTTTATGCCGTCAGTGGAAACGTCACCAAAGAAATCCTGGGAAAATGAGAGGATGATTGAGAGTGAGTTTTCTGGGGAAAAGGCAAACTTTAAATCTGAAAGCACACATTTAACAGGAGATGGAAATACTATGGAAATGACTCGTGTTGAGGAAGAAACAATCTTCAAAAATAATAGGCTGAACATTTCACAAGAGGTCATAACAGAGCCTAAACAAATCTGTGCCTTCCCCCAGCAACAGCCCATGTCTACAGACACCTCACCTGTTCAGGAAGCCTTTTACTTGACCACCTGTCCCACAGCTTTTTATAAAGGAGTCGGGAAATATTACACTATCCCAGCCCCGAATTTCTGCAGGAGTCCTGTTCACTGCAAAAGCAAAGGCAGTATCCAAGATGGAGAAGCTATTGACGGGGTAGAGACCTCAAAAGTCAGTACTGGTTTGATAGAAGACCACAAGGTTGAAGAAGTTAACCTGGGACGTCAAAACAGTCCCACAGCAGTTCCTTCCACTGTGAATCTCATAGTTGAAGATGATGTAAAAAACGTTTCCACCAAGAGTTCACAGCACATAGATCAGCTTGAGTCCAACCTGTCCAGTCTGAAAGTACTGATCTCGGATCTGGAGTCCACACTGACAGAAAACCTGGAGAATCACAGCCAAACTGAGAGCAACGCGCAAAGTGAGTTCAGTTTTGAAAGCATCgagcaaattaaaaatgaacaacatCAGCTTCGTCAAAGTGATTGTGACTATTGGGGGGACAAACTGAGGGATAATGACGATAGCAATGATGCAGAGCAAGACCGAACGTACAGGGAGCGGCCGAGAAGACAGTCATTAGACAATTTCAAGAGCATGCATGAAGATACAGGACCTGAACCAAGCATCAGTGAGACAAATGATGTAACTCTAATCGTAAAAGGAGCCGAGGCAGTTAACTTAAGTGAGCTCAGGCTAGTCAAAACCTTAGctacagagagaggaaaggaaaaagagacaTGTAAAGAAGGACTTACAAAGAGTTATAGACAGCATGGCATCTGCAGAAAGCAGCAGCCCCCAGCTAAAGGTATCTTCTCTGTAGCACAGCGGCTGCGAATTCCCGACGTATTCAGAAATGTTCCATCAGAAACCACAGCTCCACATAACGTCTCAGTGCTTTCGGATACCAGTAACCACCCagtggacaggaggaatgagaCAGCTGCAGAAGGTCACGACTCTCCCCGCTCACCATCTCTCAACCAGTCGTATGATGTGGACGCGCCGTCTGGCCTGTGGCTTGTCGAAGGGTCTCGGTCCGACTTGGGATCAAAAGGTCATCTTGTTCAGGAGCAACATCTGACCCCAGAGAGTGGGGGTGAAGGTCAGGGCGGGGTCTCCAAGGTCAAACGGAGACTGCTAATGCATGTGGCAGAAGAGATACAGGAAAGGAGTGCAGATGCCAGCGGAGGAGCAGGCTCTGCGGTCAGACCCAACTCCAGCACTCTTCCTG CTGCAGTGCGGCGGTACGAAGGCCATGGCtgtcaaaaagacaaacaggaaCAACTGAAGCAGGCCCACGCCGCTCAGGTCAGAGCCCTGCAAGATGAGCACAGGAGACAACAGGAAGAACTACTGCAG gtatTGGCAGTGCGTTACCGTGTCCTCCAGAGCGTGTCCTTCCCTTGCACCATGTCAAGCTCACATCTTGGGGACACGTTGACCTTTTCTACCCTCTCTCAG cccTCCAGCCTACGCTCAGGGCACTACCGCCCCCTGCTGGTAGCAGCCGTGAAAGGTTTTCTAACTCGCAGGCTGCTGAAGACTGAGAGAGTGGCGCAGCTGGTGCGCACCATCAGG GACACACAGCAGTTCCTGCAGGCCCTCCAGCAGCAGAACCCTGGCAGAGGAGAGTTCTGTAGCAGACAGGACCTTTTGTTGCAGGAGAGAGTCACTCTGCAG CTGCGCGCTGCCCGTTATGAGGTCAACGACATATTCTTCAGCCTGTCAGCCGGAGAGAGGATGCAGCTGATCAGCTGGGACAGAGAGCTGGCCAGGGAGAGAGAGCTCAGACGACAG
- the mafgb gene encoding v-maf avian musculoaponeurotic fibrosarcoma oncogene homolog Gb isoform X1: MLTQCSNSRFQCGMSPLVQVCSEEQGSCGMTTTNKGNKALKVKREPGENGTSLTDEELVTMSVRELNQHLRGLTKEEILQLKQRRRTLKNRGYAASCRVKRVTQKEELEKQKAQLQQEVDKLANENASMRVELDTLRSKYEALQTFARTVARSPTVGVGVRAGGGGGGVPSSVIGPLIPGKVATATSVITIVKSKTDARS; this comes from the exons ATGCTCACACAGTGCTCCAACAGTAGATTTCAATGTGGTATGTCTCCACTGGTCCAG GTCTGTTCAGAAGAGCAAGGCTCTTGTGGCATGACGACGACTAACAAAGGAAATAAAGCCTTGAAG GTGAAGCGTGAGCCGGGGGAGAATGGCACCAGCCTCACAGACGAGGAGCTGGTGACCATGTCAGTGCGGGAGCTGAATCAGCACCTCAGAGGGCTCACCAAAGAAGAGATCCTGCAACTGAAACAACGGCGGCGCACCCTGAAGAACCGGGGCTACGCCGCCAGCTGCCGGGTGAAGCGAGTGACCCagaaggaggagctggagaagcaGAAGgcccagctgcagcaggaggtGGACAAACTGGCCAATGAGAATGCTTCGATGCGCGTTGAGCTGGACACTCTGAGGTCTAAGTACGAGGCGTTACAGACCTTCGCCAGGACTGTGGCACGGAGCCCCACTGTCGGGGTCGGGGTTAGGgctggagggggagggggaggggtgcCGTCATCAGTCATTGGTCCACTCATACCAGGGAAGGTGGCAACAGCGACGAGCGTGATCACAATAGTGAAGTCAAAAACAGATGCACGGTCTTGA
- the mafgb gene encoding v-maf avian musculoaponeurotic fibrosarcoma oncogene homolog Gb isoform X2 — protein MTTTNKGNKALKVKREPGENGTSLTDEELVTMSVRELNQHLRGLTKEEILQLKQRRRTLKNRGYAASCRVKRVTQKEELEKQKAQLQQEVDKLANENASMRVELDTLRSKYEALQTFARTVARSPTVGVGVRAGGGGGGVPSSVIGPLIPGKVATATSVITIVKSKTDARS, from the exons ATGACGACGACTAACAAAGGAAATAAAGCCTTGAAG GTGAAGCGTGAGCCGGGGGAGAATGGCACCAGCCTCACAGACGAGGAGCTGGTGACCATGTCAGTGCGGGAGCTGAATCAGCACCTCAGAGGGCTCACCAAAGAAGAGATCCTGCAACTGAAACAACGGCGGCGCACCCTGAAGAACCGGGGCTACGCCGCCAGCTGCCGGGTGAAGCGAGTGACCCagaaggaggagctggagaagcaGAAGgcccagctgcagcaggaggtGGACAAACTGGCCAATGAGAATGCTTCGATGCGCGTTGAGCTGGACACTCTGAGGTCTAAGTACGAGGCGTTACAGACCTTCGCCAGGACTGTGGCACGGAGCCCCACTGTCGGGGTCGGGGTTAGGgctggagggggagggggaggggtgcCGTCATCAGTCATTGGTCCACTCATACCAGGGAAGGTGGCAACAGCGACGAGCGTGATCACAATAGTGAAGTCAAAAACAGATGCACGGTCTTGA